The window TGCCGACCGCCGTACTCACCGACCACGAACGCACCGCCGTGCAGGCCTATCTGCGCCTGTTGCAGACCGTACGAGCCGCGATGGACGGTCCGCCCGGCACGGGCCGACCACCCCTCGTGCCGCCGTCCGCCCTCGCGGAGGCGGAGAGCGCGCTGGCCGCGGCGGGCCTCGCGGGCAACGAGGAGGCGTTCTTCCGTCTGCTGCACACGTGGTGCCCGGAGGCGTGATGACCGGCCGTCAGTCCTTCGTCGGGGCCGGGCCCGCCGCCACGGCGGCGGGCCGTGGCGGCGGGCCCGGCCCTTCGCCTGCCGTCCGAAGCCGCGTTCAGCCCCGCTCGTGCGGCACGCTCACCGAGGTCGCGACGAGTCCCCGGCCCACCGTCCAGCGTCCTTCGAAGCGGCCGACGCGACGGCCGTCGACCACCGGGCCGGGGACGAGCAGCGCGGCGCGGAAACCGCCGGACGTGGTGCGTCCGGGATCCATGAAGACCTCGATGTCCGCCTCGGCGAAGTCGAGCCACTTCCCGGTGAGGGGGAACCACGCCTTGTAGACCGACTCCTTGGCGCTGAACAGGAGGCGGTCCCAGTGGATCGCGGCGTGTTCCCCGGCGAGAGCGCTCAGCCGCCGGTCCTCGTCGGGCAGCGCCACCGACGACAGCACGTCGTCCGGGAGCGGCAGATGCGGCTCCGCGTCGATGCCGAGCGAGGCCAGGTCGGTGGCGCGGGCCAGTGCGGCGGCGGCGTAGCCCTCGCAGTGCGTCATGCTGCCGACCAGCCCGTCGGGCCACCGCGGGGCGCCCCGGTCGCCGGGCAGGACGGCCTGCGGGGGTACGCCGAGCTTCTCCATGGCGCGCCGCGCGCACCCGCGCACCACGGTGAACTCACGGCGCCGTTTCTCGACGGCGCGCGCGATCAGCGCCTCTTCCTCGGGGTACAGCCCGGGGACCGGCGTCGTGCCCTCGGTGTGCTCGTCCGTGTGTGCCTCCACGGCCACGACGGATTCCGGGAGCAGTTCCTCGATCACCGGCTCAGACCTCCATCGGCAGGATGCGGCGCAGCTTGCCCGGCGGCTCCGGG of the Streptomyces aurantiacus genome contains:
- a CDS encoding 4'-phosphopantetheinyl transferase family protein; its protein translation is MIEELLPESVVAVEAHTDEHTEGTTPVPGLYPEEEALIARAVEKRRREFTVVRGCARRAMEKLGVPPQAVLPGDRGAPRWPDGLVGSMTHCEGYAAAALARATDLASLGIDAEPHLPLPDDVLSSVALPDEDRRLSALAGEHAAIHWDRLLFSAKESVYKAWFPLTGKWLDFAEADIEVFMDPGRTTSGGFRAALLVPGPVVDGRRVGRFEGRWTVGRGLVATSVSVPHERG